The following coding sequences lie in one Maribacter forsetii DSM 18668 genomic window:
- a CDS encoding alginate lyase family protein has product MIKYLTTLQIFICAILITFSAAAQEHPSLILTKKGVEKIRAELGSVPLFDASLQKLKAEIDAEIALGIDTPIPKDYSGGYTHVRHKRNMVVMQQAGVLYQILEDEKYAKYVKDMLLQYEGMYKTLPLHPKTRSYARGKLFWQCLNDSNWLVYVSQAYDCIYNYLSAAERKKLEKNLFKPFADHISVDSPQFYQRVHNHSTWGNAAVGMIGLVMNDKELIDRALYGIPNLEMDKTAKDDDGGFINKEGKAGFLANIEEPFSPDGYYNEGPYYQRYAMYPFLIFAEGLHNVKPELKIFEYKDGVLLKSINALLNLSDADGDFFPLNDGQKGMSYYTDALVTAVDISYYYGNQDPGLLSIAEKQNKVLLDDSGLAVALGVKNGKAEPFAKKSINLSDGPNGKQGGVGILRSDDLELVFKYAAQGSSHGHYDKLSYSYYENGDEVLQDYGLARFVNIEQKGGGNYLKENKTWAKQTIAHNTLVQNEKSHYQGKYDIGSKHNPTLYIFDDSKANIQLVSAKESNAYPGTEMHRTMAIIKDGEFEKPFMLDILKVKSDSTNQYDLPFYFMGQVLKTNFEYEVPKTLEPLGSDNGYQHLWSEGCGSTTEENTKLSWLEKGKFYTLTSATSKDDELRFVRIGANDPEFNLRREAGFIIRRKDTNNTLFVSTIEAHGSYSPVSESAVNSNSSISALKIVLDIVDYTAISITTVQGTTKLFIIANTNASKEAKHTLKINNENYEWSGSYYFK; this is encoded by the coding sequence ATGATCAAATACTTAACAACATTGCAAATTTTTATTTGCGCTATTTTAATAACGTTCAGCGCAGCTGCACAAGAACACCCTAGCCTTATTCTAACCAAAAAAGGAGTTGAAAAAATAAGGGCAGAATTAGGTTCTGTTCCTTTATTTGATGCCTCTTTACAAAAGTTAAAAGCAGAGATTGATGCGGAAATTGCTCTAGGCATAGACACACCTATCCCGAAAGATTATTCTGGTGGCTATACTCATGTTCGTCACAAACGAAACATGGTCGTTATGCAACAAGCAGGCGTGCTATATCAAATTTTAGAGGATGAGAAATATGCAAAGTATGTAAAAGACATGCTTTTGCAATATGAAGGAATGTACAAAACATTACCCTTACACCCTAAAACAAGATCTTATGCTAGAGGTAAATTATTTTGGCAATGTTTAAACGACTCTAACTGGTTGGTTTACGTCAGCCAAGCTTATGATTGCATTTATAATTACCTAAGTGCAGCTGAAAGAAAAAAACTAGAGAAAAATCTTTTTAAACCATTCGCGGATCACATTTCAGTTGATAGTCCGCAGTTTTACCAAAGGGTACACAACCATAGTACATGGGGTAATGCAGCTGTTGGTATGATTGGTTTAGTAATGAACGATAAAGAATTAATCGATCGTGCATTATATGGTATTCCAAATTTAGAGATGGACAAAACTGCTAAAGACGATGATGGCGGCTTTATAAATAAAGAAGGCAAAGCCGGATTCTTAGCAAATATTGAAGAACCTTTTTCTCCTGATGGGTATTATAATGAGGGTCCATACTACCAGCGTTATGCCATGTATCCTTTTTTAATTTTCGCAGAAGGTCTACACAATGTAAAACCTGAATTAAAAATCTTTGAATACAAAGACGGTGTTCTTTTAAAATCTATCAATGCTCTTTTAAATTTATCTGATGCAGATGGAGATTTCTTTCCCCTTAACGACGGGCAAAAAGGAATGTCTTATTATACTGATGCTTTAGTAACAGCGGTAGACATCTCTTATTATTACGGAAATCAAGACCCAGGATTATTAAGTATTGCAGAAAAACAAAACAAAGTCTTATTAGATGATTCAGGCTTAGCTGTTGCGCTAGGAGTTAAAAATGGCAAAGCAGAACCATTCGCGAAAAAATCAATTAATTTATCTGATGGACCTAACGGAAAACAAGGTGGTGTGGGTATTTTACGAAGTGATGACTTAGAACTTGTTTTTAAATATGCGGCACAAGGATCAAGCCATGGGCACTATGATAAGCTATCCTACTCTTACTACGAAAATGGTGATGAAGTATTGCAAGATTACGGTCTTGCACGTTTTGTAAATATTGAACAAAAAGGTGGCGGTAATTATCTGAAAGAAAATAAAACCTGGGCAAAGCAAACCATTGCCCATAATACTCTTGTGCAAAATGAGAAATCTCACTACCAAGGCAAATATGATATTGGCAGCAAGCACAACCCTACTTTATATATTTTTGATGATTCTAAAGCCAATATACAATTAGTAAGTGCCAAAGAATCTAACGCATATCCTGGAACTGAAATGCACAGAACTATGGCTATCATTAAAGATGGTGAATTTGAAAAGCCTTTTATGCTTGATATTCTAAAAGTTAAATCTGATAGTACAAACCAATATGATCTACCCTTTTATTTTATGGGTCAAGTATTGAAAACAAATTTTGAATATGAAGTCCCTAAAACACTGGAGCCATTAGGTAGCGACAACGGTTATCAACATTTATGGTCAGAAGGTTGCGGAAGCACAACAGAAGAAAACACAAAATTAAGTTGGCTAGAAAAAGGGAAGTTCTATACCTTAACATCGGCAACCTCAAAAGATGACGAGTTAAGATTTGTAAGAATTGGTGCCAATGACCCTGAGTTTAATTTAAGAAGAGAAGCTGGTTTTATTATCCGTAGAAAAGATACAAATAACACACTATTTGTCTCAACTATAGAAGCGCATGGAAGCTATAGCCCGGTTTCAGAATCAGCTGTTAATTCCAATAGTTCAATCTCAGCATTAAAAATAGTTTTAGACATTGTAGACTATACTGCTATTTCAATTACAACTGTTCAAGGTACTACTAAACTGTTTATAATAGCAAATACCAATGCTTCAAAGGAGGCAAAACATACGTTAAAAATCAACAATGAGAATTATGAATGGTCTGGTTCTTATTATTTTAAATAA
- a CDS encoding cupin domain-containing protein produces MKRFSEKYVITKDMEWEVLGGGVSRKFLGYDNQIMMVRVKFDKGALGAPHQHFHTQATYCVSGKFEFVIDGEKQIVEAGDGVYIEPNLLHSAVCLEEGELIDTFSPVREDFLSGVGPSYFGDKE; encoded by the coding sequence ATGAAAAGATTCAGTGAAAAATACGTCATTACAAAAGACATGGAATGGGAAGTGCTTGGAGGAGGAGTTTCAAGAAAGTTCTTAGGCTATGACAACCAAATTATGATGGTTAGAGTAAAATTTGACAAAGGAGCATTAGGTGCTCCTCATCAACATTTTCACACACAAGCTACCTATTGCGTTTCAGGAAAATTCGAATTTGTAATTGATGGTGAGAAGCAAATAGTAGAAGCAGGTGACGGAGTTTATATTGAACCAAATTTATTACATAGTGCTGTTTGCCTAGAAGAAGGGGAACTTATTGATACTTTTAGCCCTGTCAGAGAAGATTTCTTAAGTGGTGTGGGTCCATCTTATTTTGGAGATAAAGAATAA